CGATCGGGAGAAGCTCACGGCGGCGCTGCAGAAGGTCAAGCCGGAACTGCACCGGAAACCGAAGGAAGGCACCATTCGGTTCGAGGGCACCGAACCGGTTGCGGTGGAGCCGGTGACCGGTCGCTCGGTCGATGTGCAACGATCGCTCGATGTGGTCGTGGCCGAGTGGATCGGGACCGATCCGGTGCGGCTGCCGTTCACCAAACAGCCGGTGAGCACGACCACCGAAGGTGTGCACAAGGCGCTGAATCGGATCGCGAAGCCTGCGGTGGCGGCGCCTGTGACGGTGCTCGGTGATGGCAAGAAAGCCACACTCGGCCCCGAGGACATCGCGAACTCGCTGCGCTTCGAACCCAACGGTAAGGGCGGTCTGAAGTCGCACATCGACGTCCCGACGGCAACCGAGGTGGTGAAGCCGCAGCTGGCGGACACCATCAAGCAGGGCGAGGATGCGAGCGTCGTCATCGAAGGTGGCAAGCCGGTCGTGCAGCCGTCGGTACACGGCCGCGTCATCAACTGGGAGAAGAGCTTCGCTCCGCTGAACAAGGTGCTTCGGCAGCCGGGCGGGCGCCAGGTACGGGCTGTCTACGAGGACCAGCCCGCCGAGTTCACCACCGAGGAGGCCAAGCAGCTCGGCATCAAGGAGCAGGTCAGCACCTTCACGACCAAGGGTTTCAGCCATGACTCCGGGGTGAACATCCGGCGGGTCGCCGAGGAGGTCGACGGTGCGATCGTCAAGCCGGGTGAGACATTCAGCCTGAACGGTTACACCGGTGTCCGGCAGAAGCCGCAGGGCTATATCGCCTCGGGCATCATCAAGAATGGCCGCCCGGCCGAGGCCGTCGGCGGTGGCATCTCCCAGTTCGCCACGACACTGTTCAACGCCGCCTACTTCGCGGGCATGAAGGACATCGAGCACCGCGAGCACAGCTACTACATCAGTCGCTACCCGATGGGGCGGGAGGCGACCGTGTTCCAACAGCCGGACGGCACCAGCCTCATCGACGTCAAGTTCAAGAACGTCTCGGACAGCGGCATCCTGATCGAGACGGCTTGGACACCGAGTTCGGTCACCGTGACCCTGTGGGGGACCAAGCAGTTCGAGGTGAGCTCGAGCACGAGCCCGAAGAGCAACTTCGTCCCGCCGAAGGAGATCACGATCCCCGAGGGGGAACCGTGCAGCCCGACCGGCGGTCAGAAGGGCTTCACCGTCTACAACACCCGCACGGTCAAAAACCTCGAGACAGGTGAGGTGACCAAGCAGCGCGAGCGGACCGTTTACGAGCCACAGCCGATCGTGCACTGCGGAAAGCCACCGGATTCGGCGCAGTAGGCGCCGCAGTGGGCACGGATCGAGCCGGTTCGATCCGGGCGGTGCTATGACGCGTTGAACAGTTTCGCGCGAAATCAACGAAATGTGCTTTCGCGCGAAACTGACAGCACAGAGCAGCGCTGTATCCACAAGGTCATGCAGTTGTCCCCAGGATCACCGAAGCCGCAAGGGTCCGTGCACAAGCCTGGAACGAACGAAGGCGCCCCTTTCGTGGCCGAAAGGGGCGCCGCTGTGCCTCGTTCAGGAGATCAGAATGCGGCCTCGTCGATCTCCATCAGGGAGTTGTCGGCCGACTCGACGATCGTGCGGCGCGAGCCGAGCTCGGGCAGCACGTTCTTGGCGAAGAACCGGGCCACGGCCACCTTGCCCTGGTAGAAGGACTCGTCCTTGGTGGAGCCGGTGTCCAGCGCCTGCAGCGCGACTTCGGCCTGGCGCAGCAGCAGCCAGCCGATCAGCAGGTCGCCCATGCTCATCAGCAGCGTGACGGCGTGCTGGCCGACCTTGTAGACGTTGTCGACCTCCTCCTGGGCCGAGCTCACGTAGCCGATCATGGTGCCGAGCATCCCCTGGGCGTCGTCCAGAGCCTGCCCGAGCAACTTGCGGGTTTCCGCGAGCGGGTCATCGGAACTCTCCGAGACCAGCGACTCCTGCACCTGTCCGGCGATGTGGCCGAGCGCCTGACCGTTGTCCTTGACGATCTTGCGGAAGAAGAAGTCCTGCGCCTGGATCGCCGTGGTGCCTTCGTACAGACTGTCGATCTTCGCGTCGCGAATGTACTGCTCGATCGGGTAGTCCTGCAGGTAGCCGGATCCTCCGAGGGTCTGCAGTGACAGGGTCAGCATCTCGTAGGCGCGCTCGGAACCCACTCCCTTGACGATCGGCAGCAGCAGATCGTTGACTTTCTCGGACAGCGACACATCGGTGCCGTCGGCCTTGCCCTGTGCGATCTCGTCCTGGAACGTCGCGGTGTAGGTGTACACCGCGCGCAGGCCCTCGGAGTAGGCCTTCTGCAGCATCAGGATGCGCCGCACGTCGGGGTGGTTGGTGATCGTCACCCGCGGCGCGGTCTTGTCGGTTGTCCGGGTCAGGTCGGCGCTCTGCACGCGCTCCTTGGCGTAGTCCAGAGCATTGAGGTAACCGGTGGACAGAGTTCCGATGGCCTTCGTTCCGACCATCATCCGTGCGTACTCGATGACCTGGAACATCTGCGCGATTCCGTCGTGGACGTCACCGAGCAGCCACCCCTTGGCCGGGGTGCCGTGCTGGCCGAAGGTCAGCTCGCAGGTCGCCGAGGCGTTCAGTCCCATCTTGTGCTCGACGTTGGTGACGAAGGCACCGTTGCGCTCGCCGGGCTCTCCGGTCTGCGAGTCGAAGTGGAACTTCGGCACCAGGAACAGACTCAGCCCCTTCGTGCCGGGCTTGCTCTCCACGCCGTGCCCCTCGGGGCGAGCCAGCACCAGATGCATGATGTTCTCGGTCATGTCCTGGTCGGCGGAGGTGATGAACCGCTTCACTCCGTCCAGATGCCAGCTGCCGTCTTCCTGCTGGATCGCCTTGGTGCGCCCGGCGCCGACGTCGGAGCCCGCGTCGGGCTCGGTGAGCACCATCGTGGCACCCCAACCGCGGTCGATGATCAGCTCGGCCCAGCGGCGCTGCTCCGCGGTGCCGTTGTTCCAGAGGATGGTGGCGAAGTTCGGTCCCGCCATGTACATGAAGACGGCCGGGTTGGCGCCGAGCATGAGCTCCGCGGCGGCCCACTGCACGGTCGGCGGGATGCCGTAGCCGCCGAGTTCGTCGGGCAGTCCGAGGCGCCACCACTCACCGTCGATCACCTGCTGGTAGGACTTCTTGAACGACTCGGGCAGGGTCACCGAGTGCGTCTGGGGGTCGAACGCGGCCGGAACGCGGTCGCCCTCCTCGAACGACTCGGCCAGAGGTCCCGTGGCCAGCGTGTTGAGCTCGGTGAGTACGCCGCGGGCGGTGTCCTCATCGGATTGCTCGAAGATTCCGGAGCCGAGCCGCTTTTGCACCTGGAATACCTCGAACAGGTTGAACTCGAGGTCGCGGACATTGCTCTTGTAGTGACTCATGGCGGGCTCTCTCTGCTGATGTTCCGGGCGGGCCCAGCTCATCGGACACCACGCCCTTACTCGTCGGTAACAAGAGGGTATTACCTAGCAGTAACTTCTGCCAAGGCCGGGGTGGGGTGAATTGCGGTCACACAGGACCGCGTGATGAACACCGGTGCCCGGTCGCACCGCGTCGCCGGGTGAGGTCCCACACGGACGAGGATCGGAAGCGCTCTCAACCTCTGGGCGCATACATGATGATCGCGACGCCGACCAGGCTGATCACCGCTCCGGTGATGTCCCACCGATCCGGCCGGTACCCGTCGACGACGACGCCCCACAGCAGCGATCCGGCGACGAACACCCCACCATAGGCGGCGAGGATGCGTCCGAAGTGCGGGTCGGGCTGCAGCGTGGCCACGAAACCGTAGAGGCCCAGCGCGACCACCCCTGCACCCATCCACAGCAACCCCTTGTGTTCACGCACCCCCTGCCACACCAGCCAGGCCCCACCGATCTCGGCGAGTGCGGCCAGCAGGAACAGCACGATCGAGCGCAGCACGGTCATCGGGCCAGGGTATTGGCCGCGCAGGTGGCAGCGGGTGACCACCGCGGAGCTCGTGCCGTAACCTGGAGCGAGCTCCGGCTTCCCGGAGCTCGCGGCGGTGGGGCTCGCCGGACTCAACCGCGAGAATGCTCGCCAACGGTCCCTACCTGGTGTTGCAGCGCGCCGGTAGGAGGACCGCACATGAGTTCCGATGCCGCCTCGACCGAGGCCGTTCCGGAGGCGCCCGTGGCGCCGCGCCACCGTGGCCCACCCTGGGACGTGCTCTCGGCGGTGGCCGTGGGCGGTGCCCTGGGGGCCGTGCTCCGCTACGGGTTTTCGCTGCTGTGGCCGCATCAGCCCGGGACGTTTCCCTGGGCGGTTTTGTCGATCAACGTGGTGGGCTGCCTGCTCATGGGCGCACTGATGTGCCTGATCACCGAGACTGTCACCACGCACCGGCTGGTGCGCCCGTTCCTCGGGGTGGGGATGCTCGGCGGGTTCACCACCCTGTCGACCCACGTGCTGGGGACGATGAACCTGGTGGCGGCGGGGCATCCCGGAACTGCCGTGGTTTACGTGCTGGTGACGGTGTTCGGTGCCTTGCTCGCGGTGCTGGCGGGAGTGCGGGGAACACGCCTGCTGCTTCGCCGGAAAGGAGACGCACGGTGACCGCGCTGCTCGTCGCGGTCGGCGGCGCCGTGGGGGCCTGCCTGCGGTACCTGGTTGATCGTCACGTGCAGGGCAGGCACGGATCGTCTTTCCCGTGGGGCACGTTGCTGGTCAACGCCGTCGGCTCGCTGATTCTGGGAGTCTTCGCCGGAATGGCACTCTCGGGGCCGTCGATACCGGTTTTGCACTCGCTGTTCGGCGTCGGCCTCTGCGGGGCGCTGACCACCTACAGTACGTTCGGCTACGACACCGTCCGGCTGTTTCTCGACGGGGCACGCCTGCGGGCTGCCGCCAATGTCGCCGCCACGATCTGTGCAGGTCTCACCTGCGGGGCGCTCGGTGTGCTCGGTGCCACCGCGCTCTGGGGAAGCTGAGTACCGCCGGGCACGAGGCGGAAGTGTTGTGATTTCGTGATCGCGCCTGCGGCCGGTATGCTACCCGATCGGCGTAGCGGAAATCAGCCCAAAACGGCTTTGCCGCAAGTCGGACTTGTCCATCATGAGAGGTTTCTCTGTGTCCCCTCCCGTGCATTCTTCATCGAACTTCACCGCGGCCGGTGATTCCGAAGTGCTGGCGCAGGCCGGACCTGTGGTCGCCTGGTTCACCGAGAACAGTAGCGCGCTCGTGTCGGGCCTGCTGAATATCCTGATCATCCTGGTGCTCGCGTTGGTTCTGCGGGCGGTTGCCGGGCGCTTGATCACACATGCGGTCAAGCGCATGGTCGGCTCTCATCAGCGCTTGAATCGGGCCACGTCCAAGATCGGCGGACGGGAGGAGGCCTCGGACCACGCCGACGAGCGGCAAGCCCAGCGAGCGGACACGATCGGATCCGTGCTGCGTAGCGTTGCCACGGCCGTCATCTTCGGCGTCGCGTTCGTGATGATCCTCGGCGAATTCGGGATCAACCTCGCACCGATCATCGCCAGCGCGGGCGTGCTCGGCCTGGCGATCGGTTTCGGCGCGCAAAGCCTCGTGAAGGACTTCCTGGCAGGAATGTTCATGATGATCGAGGACCAGTACGGCGTCGGTGACGTCATCGATGCGGGCGATGCCGTCGGCACCGTGGAGGATGTGAGCCTGCGCATCACGAAGATTCGCGACCTCAACGGCGGCCTGTGGTATGTCCGCAATGGCGAGATCATGCGCGTGTGCAACTTCAATCAGGACTGGGCCAACGCGGTCGTCGAGCTCCCGCTGGACTACAGCGTGGATGTGGCACATGCCGAGCGCGTCATCGAGGCGAGCATCAACGACTTCGCCGCCGACCCACAGTACAAGTCGAAGATCCTGGAAAGCCCGGACCTCAACGGTGTGGTCGGGATCGGCAACGGTTCGGTGACCGTGCGGATCATCGTCAAAACCAAGCCGGGTGAGCAGTGGGCGCTGGGCAATGCTCTGCGTGCCCACCTGAAGAACAGCTTCGACGTCCACGGTGTCGCGGTCGCCTACCCGCTGCTTCCCCTCGGTGGGAGCGGGGCCGTCAAGCAGGGCTGAAGGCACGACACGGACAAGGGGGCGCTTTCGCACTCGCGGGAAGCGCCCCCTTGTCCTTTTCCGTCCCGGAATCGCCGCAGGCACGCTACTGCCTGCGCCTGCGGTGTTGGGAGCGGCGGAGTTGCAGGATGCGGGCGGCGCCGACGAGGGCAACGAGCAGGCCGCCGATCGCTGCGGCAAGCAGCAGAGCGACACCGATCGGCAGGTTGGTGCGGATGCCGAAGAACGTGATGGCGGCCTGCTGCAGGTTCTGCAGAATGAATACCAGGAGCACGATCAGGGCCACGGTGGCGATGACGACCGCTGCCCAGGTTCCCGCCGTTCGGGTGTGTCCGGAAGTGCCGGATCGCTGCGTCTGCGACTTGATCGGCTCGGGTTTCCCCGCCGAAGTGCTCTCGGGCGTCATGGGGCGTTCGTCGTCGCGGCCGGATTCCCCGGAATTCGCCTGCCGGTTGTCACTGTTCGACATGTCTCCATTCTCCGAGCACGGTGCCGCGATGCGCTCGCTGCGAGTTTCCCACCTGCCCGGGGAGCGCGAATTCGCGATGGTCTGCTTCGGGAACGTGTGCCGATGGCGATATGCGGCGACACTGGATATATCGGACGGGCCCACCCCGACCCGGCCGGGATGTGTTGCTGAAGTCGGAGAGGTCGTGTTGCAGCCATGACTGGCGAGGGTGCCGCAGGCGGCGAGCGAGCCGGACCCGAAGACCCGCTCGTTCCACTGGCCGCTGCGCTGCGCGAGTACGCGGTGTTCACGCTCGATCCGGAAGGCACGGTGACCAGCTGGAACCCCGGTGCCGAGCGAATCAAGGGCTATCGTGCGGAAGAGATCATCGGGCGGCACTTCTCGGTGTTCTGCACTCCGGAGCAGATCGCTGCAGGTAGGCCGGCCCGGACACTGGCCAAGGCCGCCGAGGTCGGAAGCCACGTGGACGAGGACTGGCGTGTCCGCAAGGACGGCACCAGGTTCTGGGCCCATGTGGTGGTCACCGCTCTGTGGACAAGCAGCGGCACATTGCGCGGATTCGCCAAGTTCACCCGCGACGACACCGAGTACCGTGCGCGGCTGGAGCGGTTGAGCAGGCGATTCACCGACCTGTTCGAGCTCGCCCCGGTGGGGATCGCCCTGTTCGATCCTTCCGGGCGGGTGGTCGAAGCCAATCCCGCACTGTGCGAACTGCTCGGTTACTCCCAGCACGAGATGTGCGGAAAGATCGACACGGAGTTGATTCATCCGGACGACCAGGACGGGCTGCTGATTCCCCGAACATCGGAATCCGGTACCTCCGGCGCGGGCAGGGACGTCTCGCAGCGGATGCTTTCCCGTTCCGATGGGAGAGCGGTGCACTGCGAACCGCATATCACACGATCGGTGCGAGAAACCGGCAGCGACTTCTGGTTGGTGGTGTTCCAGGACGTCACCGAGCGGTACCGGCAGGCCGAAGCACTGCGCTACCGGGCCACCCACGATGAACTGACCGGACTGCTGAACCGTACGGCGGTCGACGAGCTGTTCAACGGGATCGATCTCGAGCGGGCGGCAGTGCTGTATTGCGATATCGACAACTTCCAGCGGATCAACGATTCGCTCGGCCACGAGGCAGGCGACGAGTTGATCGTCAACCTGGCCAGGCGTCTGAAAGCGGGACTGCCGGACTGGTGGTCGATCGCCCGCCCTCCCGGCGACGAGTACTTGATCATCTGCCCGGACGTCTCCGCTGCGGGTGGCATCGACGCGGTGGTCAGCACGGTATCGGACCTGCTGTACACGACGGTGTCCCTACGGGGACAACTCATCCGGGTATCGGCGTCGATCGGGGTCGCGGTCGCCGGTACGTCCGATGGTGGGCATGAGGACCTCGTGCGGTTCGCCGGCGCGGCCGTGCTCGAGGCGAAGCGAGGTCCCGAACGTATTTCGCTGGCAGGGCCCGGC
This Haloactinomyces albus DNA region includes the following protein-coding sequences:
- a CDS encoding YnfA family protein, with the translated sequence MTVLRSIVLFLLAALAEIGGAWLVWQGVREHKGLLWMGAGVVALGLYGFVATLQPDPHFGRILAAYGGVFVAGSLLWGVVVDGYRPDRWDITGAVISLVGVAIIMYAPRG
- a CDS encoding putative bifunctional diguanylate cyclase/phosphodiesterase, which produces MTGEGAAGGERAGPEDPLVPLAAALREYAVFTLDPEGTVTSWNPGAERIKGYRAEEIIGRHFSVFCTPEQIAAGRPARTLAKAAEVGSHVDEDWRVRKDGTRFWAHVVVTALWTSSGTLRGFAKFTRDDTEYRARLERLSRRFTDLFELAPVGIALFDPSGRVVEANPALCELLGYSQHEMCGKIDTELIHPDDQDGLLIPRTSESGTSGAGRDVSQRMLSRSDGRAVHCEPHITRSVRETGSDFWLVVFQDVTERYRQAEALRYRATHDELTGLLNRTAVDELFNGIDLERAAVLYCDIDNFQRINDSLGHEAGDELIVNLARRLKAGLPDWWSIARPPGDEYLIICPDVSAAGGIDAVVSTVSDLLYTTVSLRGQLIRVSASIGVAVAGTSDGGHEDLVRFAGAAVLEAKRGPERISLAGPGLITSVDRQLQMEEQLRTAIESDELALHYQPVVISDGAIVGAEALVRWPHPQHGLLTPDVFLPIAERGDLLRDLDCWVLHTALSEAACWPTPSGQPLNIGVNLAGLVPGYPNFAESVTSLVADSGIGWHRVVLELVETSLIDLPPLCRIAMSDLVDRGLRFAVDDFGVGYSSLVRLKELPIRVIKIDRRFVSGIESTPSSLAMVRAINDMAHAMGYGCIAEGVETVTQLDLLREVGVERYQGWLFSRAVPAPDFRALLESGPLQPVEPD
- a CDS encoding fluoride efflux transporter FluC; translation: MSSDAASTEAVPEAPVAPRHRGPPWDVLSAVAVGGALGAVLRYGFSLLWPHQPGTFPWAVLSINVVGCLLMGALMCLITETVTTHRLVRPFLGVGMLGGFTTLSTHVLGTMNLVAAGHPGTAVVYVLVTVFGALLAVLAGVRGTRLLLRRKGDAR
- a CDS encoding mechanosensitive ion channel family protein codes for the protein MSPPVHSSSNFTAAGDSEVLAQAGPVVAWFTENSSALVSGLLNILIILVLALVLRAVAGRLITHAVKRMVGSHQRLNRATSKIGGREEASDHADERQAQRADTIGSVLRSVATAVIFGVAFVMILGEFGINLAPIIASAGVLGLAIGFGAQSLVKDFLAGMFMMIEDQYGVGDVIDAGDAVGTVEDVSLRITKIRDLNGGLWYVRNGEIMRVCNFNQDWANAVVELPLDYSVDVAHAERVIEASINDFAADPQYKSKILESPDLNGVVGIGNGSVTVRIIVKTKPGEQWALGNALRAHLKNSFDVHGVAVAYPLLPLGGSGAVKQG
- a CDS encoding acyl-CoA dehydrogenase, whose protein sequence is MSHYKSNVRDLEFNLFEVFQVQKRLGSGIFEQSDEDTARGVLTELNTLATGPLAESFEEGDRVPAAFDPQTHSVTLPESFKKSYQQVIDGEWWRLGLPDELGGYGIPPTVQWAAAELMLGANPAVFMYMAGPNFATILWNNGTAEQRRWAELIIDRGWGATMVLTEPDAGSDVGAGRTKAIQQEDGSWHLDGVKRFITSADQDMTENIMHLVLARPEGHGVESKPGTKGLSLFLVPKFHFDSQTGEPGERNGAFVTNVEHKMGLNASATCELTFGQHGTPAKGWLLGDVHDGIAQMFQVIEYARMMVGTKAIGTLSTGYLNALDYAKERVQSADLTRTTDKTAPRVTITNHPDVRRILMLQKAYSEGLRAVYTYTATFQDEIAQGKADGTDVSLSEKVNDLLLPIVKGVGSERAYEMLTLSLQTLGGSGYLQDYPIEQYIRDAKIDSLYEGTTAIQAQDFFFRKIVKDNGQALGHIAGQVQESLVSESSDDPLAETRKLLGQALDDAQGMLGTMIGYVSSAQEEVDNVYKVGQHAVTLLMSMGDLLIGWLLLRQAEVALQALDTGSTKDESFYQGKVAVARFFAKNVLPELGSRRTIVESADNSLMEIDEAAF
- a CDS encoding VanW family protein, which produces MADTEGSDSASDVEPATSSGISRESTGDSAGSERTVRISGGLAPEEPTERELSPQDPSATERTQRIPAVPAEPEPGGGFSESDTERTRAIEPVAEHSWNPAVAEPAAEITSTEVPTAVVAAENRSNPSDGHPDSPAAYPDEQQPTERHDTAEEGGKNRKRLLHAGVVAGIVAGLLGLLYIGDLAFSSGLMPRGTVVADVAVGGLDKAAAERELRAEIGPHLDEPVQLRVGDATASIDPAAVGLKMDWDATLDKAGSQPLNPITRVSSFFTTREIAPVSNVDREKLTAALQKVKPELHRKPKEGTIRFEGTEPVAVEPVTGRSVDVQRSLDVVVAEWIGTDPVRLPFTKQPVSTTTEGVHKALNRIAKPAVAAPVTVLGDGKKATLGPEDIANSLRFEPNGKGGLKSHIDVPTATEVVKPQLADTIKQGEDASVVIEGGKPVVQPSVHGRVINWEKSFAPLNKVLRQPGGRQVRAVYEDQPAEFTTEEAKQLGIKEQVSTFTTKGFSHDSGVNIRRVAEEVDGAIVKPGETFSLNGYTGVRQKPQGYIASGIIKNGRPAEAVGGGISQFATTLFNAAYFAGMKDIEHREHSYYISRYPMGREATVFQQPDGTSLIDVKFKNVSDSGILIETAWTPSSVTVTLWGTKQFEVSSSTSPKSNFVPPKEITIPEGEPCSPTGGQKGFTVYNTRTVKNLETGEVTKQRERTVYEPQPIVHCGKPPDSAQ
- a CDS encoding LapA family protein — encoded protein: MSNSDNRQANSGESGRDDERPMTPESTSAGKPEPIKSQTQRSGTSGHTRTAGTWAAVVIATVALIVLLVFILQNLQQAAITFFGIRTNLPIGVALLLAAAIGGLLVALVGAARILQLRRSQHRRRRQ
- the crcB gene encoding fluoride efflux transporter CrcB, with the translated sequence MTALLVAVGGAVGACLRYLVDRHVQGRHGSSFPWGTLLVNAVGSLILGVFAGMALSGPSIPVLHSLFGVGLCGALTTYSTFGYDTVRLFLDGARLRAAANVAATICAGLTCGALGVLGATALWGS